The Bombus pyrosoma isolate SC7728 linkage group LG3, ASM1482585v1, whole genome shotgun sequence genome has a segment encoding these proteins:
- the LOC122577931 gene encoding phospholipid phosphatase 1-like isoform X4: MSICKNTIRWVLFLDILLALSVFVLLAVLEFGTVPQQHIGFYCNDPKISFKFMGDTISITLLIVGCLLIPIIVMWLSEFICYSADSYDAELGYAGSRAKQIWLWYGHYSIGIIALTFICDVMKTLIGEPRPHFLDTCKPREAENCTNEYVEKYTCTNTEHSEWFVSDSSKSFPSGHSALSMFTTTFIVWYLQRRLPDRTFFLKPWLQCIIFLWTVICSLTRIGDNRHHWWDVLAGIILGFAFSMLTVVVPCRKFHLNQNVSQIYSEPVESEQINFNERKQNAKKLLHETIIDPSESRELKNIKSSTWRE; encoded by the exons TCTTTGTACTTCTAGCAGTATTGGAATTTGGGACAGTTCCGCAACAACATATCGGCTTTTACTGTAATGatccaaaaatttcattcaagtTCATGGGAGATACGATTTCTATTACACTTTTGATAGTTGGATGTCTGTTAATACCGATCATCGtg aTGTGGCTGTCTGAATTCATATGCTACTCTGCAGATAGCTATGATGCAGAATTAGGATACGCTGGTTCAAGAGCAAAACAAATATGGTTGTGGTATGGTCACTATTCGATCGGAATAATTGCCTTAACGTTTATATGTGATGTTATGAAAACTCTGATAGGCGAACCAAGACCACACTTTTTGGATACGTGTAAACCACGAGAGGCAGAGAATTGCACTAATGa ATATGTGGAAAAATATACGTGTACAAATACAGAACATTCAGAATGGTTTGTCTCGGATTCTAGCAAATCATTTCCATCTGGCCATTCTGCCCTCTCTATGTTCACAACTACTTTTATTGTG TGGTACTTACAACGCCGTTTACCAGATCGGACGTTTTTCCTAAAACCGTGgttacaatgtataatattcttGTGGACTGTGATATGCTCATTAACAAGGATCGGTGACAACAGACATCATTGGTGGGATGTACTTGCAGGCATCATTTTGGGTTTCGCTTTTAGCATGTTGACTGTTGTAGTGCCATGCCgtaagtttcatttaaatcaAAACGTCTCACAAATATATAGTGAGCCTGTAGAAAgtgaacaaattaatttcaacgagaGAAAACAAAACGCCAAGAAACTTCTACATGAAACAATAATTGATCCTTCGGAAAGTCGTGAATTAAAGAACATTAAATCATCAACCTGGAGAGAATAA
- the LOC122577931 gene encoding phospholipid phosphatase 1-like isoform X3: MSAIGFKQKKFHLKIQSQDQFPVFVLLAVLEFGTVPQQHIGFYCNDPKISFKFMGDTISITLLIVGCLLIPIIVMWLSEFICYSADSYDAELGYAGSRAKQIWLWYGHYSIGIIALTFICDVMKTLIGEPRPHFLDTCKPREAENCTNEYVEKYTCTNTEHSEWFVSDSSKSFPSGHSALSMFTTTFIVWYLQRRLPDRTFFLKPWLQCIIFLWTVICSLTRIGDNRHHWWDVLAGIILGFAFSMLTVVVPCRKFHLNQNVSQIYSEPVESEQINFNERKQNAKKLLHETIIDPSESRELKNIKSSTWRE; encoded by the exons ATGAGTGCAATAGGATTCAagcaaaagaaatttcatcttaaaattcaaagtcaAGATCAATTTCCCG TCTTTGTACTTCTAGCAGTATTGGAATTTGGGACAGTTCCGCAACAACATATCGGCTTTTACTGTAATGatccaaaaatttcattcaagtTCATGGGAGATACGATTTCTATTACACTTTTGATAGTTGGATGTCTGTTAATACCGATCATCGtg aTGTGGCTGTCTGAATTCATATGCTACTCTGCAGATAGCTATGATGCAGAATTAGGATACGCTGGTTCAAGAGCAAAACAAATATGGTTGTGGTATGGTCACTATTCGATCGGAATAATTGCCTTAACGTTTATATGTGATGTTATGAAAACTCTGATAGGCGAACCAAGACCACACTTTTTGGATACGTGTAAACCACGAGAGGCAGAGAATTGCACTAATGa ATATGTGGAAAAATATACGTGTACAAATACAGAACATTCAGAATGGTTTGTCTCGGATTCTAGCAAATCATTTCCATCTGGCCATTCTGCCCTCTCTATGTTCACAACTACTTTTATTGTG TGGTACTTACAACGCCGTTTACCAGATCGGACGTTTTTCCTAAAACCGTGgttacaatgtataatattcttGTGGACTGTGATATGCTCATTAACAAGGATCGGTGACAACAGACATCATTGGTGGGATGTACTTGCAGGCATCATTTTGGGTTTCGCTTTTAGCATGTTGACTGTTGTAGTGCCATGCCgtaagtttcatttaaatcaAAACGTCTCACAAATATATAGTGAGCCTGTAGAAAgtgaacaaattaatttcaacgagaGAAAACAAAACGCCAAGAAACTTCTACATGAAACAATAATTGATCCTTCGGAAAGTCGTGAATTAAAGAACATTAAATCATCAACCTGGAGAGAATAA
- the LOC122577931 gene encoding phospholipid phosphatase 1-like isoform X2, producing the protein MEKSKLIRKVASRWKDFKLLTSLNLYSLFFVLLAVLEFGTVPQQHIGFYCNDPKISFKFMGDTISITLLIVGCLLIPIIVMWLSEFICYSADSYDAELGYAGSRAKQIWLWYGHYSIGIIALTFICDVMKTLIGEPRPHFLDTCKPREAENCTNEYVEKYTCTNTEHSEWFVSDSSKSFPSGHSALSMFTTTFIVWYLQRRLPDRTFFLKPWLQCIIFLWTVICSLTRIGDNRHHWWDVLAGIILGFAFSMLTVVVPCRKFHLNQNVSQIYSEPVESEQINFNERKQNAKKLLHETIIDPSESRELKNIKSSTWRE; encoded by the exons atggaGAAGAGTAAACTCATTAGAAAAGTAGCCTCACGGTGGAAAGATTTTAAATTGCTAACTTCACTAAATTTATACAGTTTGT TCTTTGTACTTCTAGCAGTATTGGAATTTGGGACAGTTCCGCAACAACATATCGGCTTTTACTGTAATGatccaaaaatttcattcaagtTCATGGGAGATACGATTTCTATTACACTTTTGATAGTTGGATGTCTGTTAATACCGATCATCGtg aTGTGGCTGTCTGAATTCATATGCTACTCTGCAGATAGCTATGATGCAGAATTAGGATACGCTGGTTCAAGAGCAAAACAAATATGGTTGTGGTATGGTCACTATTCGATCGGAATAATTGCCTTAACGTTTATATGTGATGTTATGAAAACTCTGATAGGCGAACCAAGACCACACTTTTTGGATACGTGTAAACCACGAGAGGCAGAGAATTGCACTAATGa ATATGTGGAAAAATATACGTGTACAAATACAGAACATTCAGAATGGTTTGTCTCGGATTCTAGCAAATCATTTCCATCTGGCCATTCTGCCCTCTCTATGTTCACAACTACTTTTATTGTG TGGTACTTACAACGCCGTTTACCAGATCGGACGTTTTTCCTAAAACCGTGgttacaatgtataatattcttGTGGACTGTGATATGCTCATTAACAAGGATCGGTGACAACAGACATCATTGGTGGGATGTACTTGCAGGCATCATTTTGGGTTTCGCTTTTAGCATGTTGACTGTTGTAGTGCCATGCCgtaagtttcatttaaatcaAAACGTCTCACAAATATATAGTGAGCCTGTAGAAAgtgaacaaattaatttcaacgagaGAAAACAAAACGCCAAGAAACTTCTACATGAAACAATAATTGATCCTTCGGAAAGTCGTGAATTAAAGAACATTAAATCATCAACCTGGAGAGAATAA